The following are encoded together in the Echeneis naucrates chromosome 9, fEcheNa1.1, whole genome shotgun sequence genome:
- the rasef gene encoding ras and EF-hand domain-containing protein encodes MSEEERDRLRALFKAYDVDNSGRIERTEFLTICAELQVPAAEADRIFDRLDVDKDGTVTLLEFISGFHDRYGEDMELEGGDVSIAWEDFEGRMGDQARFIPRHEQAATLYQNISLTEPRLIPQYEKIIMNFTKEIKQQNSEMENLALAIKRVQDQATMQLSEMEEEMDQRIHATERKTREQEKKRTEAALSELRRSYEIEVCELQCKIQKMQMIEEKYKTITVKDESPALKRKINELTLDNQQLKQELLRSQTKVACLHSEMDSLKTELTDQSINSERDEELMKHFSDERDVLESQIEMLQAANRKLHDTNDNLRAALERITRSGNLEDTKKRGRSKSISHTSSYTLMARFCQRMDDCPLYSKRPSCDTLALAMCDPGMRRRHSSEYEEDSLPEIYMDSGLSTLRGSHGGYDSEQEVKGQEYEEEERERKKGEDDNDDSMMGENSDTEPAETQDGESAFGSDSSSILDWKPPKSIIVPAPEPAPTKRKALSAINIKENNDGVELGYMTSEKAFRIVLAGDAAVGKSSFLLRFCKNEFKLNSSTTLGVDFQMKTVIVDGEPILLQLWDTAGQERFRSIAKSYFRRADGVLLLYDVTCEKSFLSVREWMDMIEDLSHEDIPIMLVGNKCDLRKDGLNFVPTSYGEKLAMTYNTLFCETSAKDGANILEAVLHLARQVRQQDTFDEKSRYQSLPSLDAPRKKPNFSCCT; translated from the exons ATGAGTGAGGAGGAGCGGGACCGGCTGCGGGCGCTCTTTAAGGCCTACGACGTGGACAACTCCGGCCGGATCGAGAGGACCGAGTTCCTGACCATCTGCGCCGAGCTGCAGGTGCCGGCGGCGGAGGCGGACCGGATCTTCGACCGGCTGGACGTGGATAAGGACGGGACCGTCACCCTGCTGGAGTTCATCAGCGGCTTCCACGACCGCTACGGAGAGGACATGGAGCTGGAGGGGGGAGACGTGTCCATCGCCTGGGAGGACTTCGAGGGGAGGATGGGCGACCAGGCCAGGTTCATCCCCAG ACATGAACAAGCGGCAACATTATACCAGAACATCAGCCTGACTGAGCCCAGACTGATTCCCCAGTATGAAAAAATCATCATGAACTTCACTAAAGAGATCAAACAGCAAAACTCAGAGATGGAGAACCTAGCTCTGGCCATCAAACG AGTGCAGGACCAGGCAACAATGCAACTCAGTGAGATGGAAGAGGAGATGGACCAACGAATACACgctacagagagaaaaacacggGAGCAG GAGAAGAAGAGAACTGAGGCTGCACTGAGCGAGTTACGAAGAAGTTATGAAATTGAAGTGTGCGAGCTCCAATGTAAGATTCAGAAGATGCAGATG ATAGAAGAAAAGTACAAGACCATCACTGTGAAAGACGAGAGCCCGGCGTTGAAGAGGAAGATCAATGAGCTGACGCTG GACAACCAGCAGTTAAAACAGGAGCTGTTGAGATCTCAGACCAAAGTTGCTTGTCTACATAGTGAAATGGACTCACTGAAGACAGAGTTAACCGATCAAAGCATAAACTCTGAACG AGATGAGGAGCTAATGAAGCATTTCTCTGACGAGCGAGACGTCCTGGAGAGTCAGATCGAGATGTTGCA GGCAGCCAACAGGAAGCTTCATGACACCAACGATAACCTGAGGGCAGCTCTGGAGAGGATCACAAGA TCTGGTAACCTTGAAGACACAAAGAAGAGAGGCAGAAGTAAAAGCATCAGTCACACATCTTCATACACATTAATGGCCAG GTTCTGCCAGCGTATGGACGACTGTCCTCTGTACAGCAAACGGCCCAGCTGTGACACGCTGGCTTTAGCCATGTGTGACCCGGGCATGAGGCGCAGACACAGCAGTGAGTATGAGGAGGACAGCCTGCCCGAGATCTACATGGACAGTGGCCTGTCAACGCTCAGAGGGTCACACGGAGGCTATGACTCCGagcaggaggtcaaaggtcaagaatatgaggaggaggagagagagaggaaaaagggagagGATGACAACGATGATAGCATGATGGGAGAAAATTCTGACACAGAG CCAGCTGAGACACAAGATGGTGAGTCAGCGTTTGGGTCGGACAGCAGCTCCATTTTGGACTGGAAGCCGCCTAAATCCATCATTGTCCCCGCCCCAGAACCTGCACCAACAAAACGGAAAGCCCTTAGTGCCATCAATATtaag GAGAACAACGATGGCGTTGAACTGGGCTACATGACGTCAGAGAAGGCCTTCAGGATCGTGTTGGCTGGAGATGCTGCGGTGGGAAAGTCCAGTTTCCTACTGCGTTTCTGCAAGAATGAATTCAAGCTCAACTCCAGCACTACTCTTG GGGTGGACTTCCAGATGAAGACAGTAATAGTAGATGGAGAGCCCATTTTACTGCAACTATGGGACACTGCAGGACAggaaag ATTTCGCAGCATTGCAAAGTCCTATTTCCGCCGGGCCGACGGTGTGTTGCTGCTCTATGATGTCACTTGTGAAAAGAGCTTCCTCAGTGTTAGAGAGTGGATGGACATGATTGAG GATTTGTCCCATGAGGATATTCCCATCATGCTTGTGGGTAATAAGTGTGATCTTAGAAAAGATGGACTTAACTTTGTTCCTACAAGCTATGGAGAAAAACTGGCCATG ACATACAACACTCTGTTCTGTGAAACTAGCGCAAAAGACGGTGCCAACATCCTTGAAGCGGTGCTGCATCTTGCCAG GCAAGTAAGACAACAGGATACCTTTGATGAAAAGAGTCGTTATCAGTCCCTGCCCAGCTTGGATGCTCCCAGGAAGAAACCAAACTTCTCCTGCTGCACCTGA